One Oryza brachyantha chromosome 3, ObraRS2, whole genome shotgun sequence DNA segment encodes these proteins:
- the LOC102702265 gene encoding L-ascorbate peroxidase 1, cytosolic has product MAKNYPVVSAEYQEAVEKARQKLCALITEKSCAPLMLRLAWHSAGTFDVSSRTGGPFGTMKTPAEQAHAANAGLDIAVRMLEPIKEEIPTISYADLYQLAGVVAVEVSGGPAVPFHPGREDKPSPPPEGRLPDATKGSDHLRQVFSAQMGLSDKDIVALSGGHTLGRCHKERSGFEGPWTRNPLQFDNSYFTELLSGDKEGLLQLPSDKALLSDPAFRPLVEKYAADEKAFFEDYKEAHLKLSELGYADA; this is encoded by the exons ATGGCGAAGAACTACCCCGTCGTGAGCGCCGAGTACCAGGAGGCCGTCGAGAAGGCTAGGCAAAAGCTGTGCGCCCTCATCACCGAGAAGAGCTGCGCCCCCCTCATGCTCCGCCTAGC CTGGCACTCGGCGGGGACGTTCGATGTGTCGTCGAGGACCGGCGGTCCGTTCGGGACGATGAAGACCCCGGCGGAGCAGGCGCACGCCGCCAACGCGGGACTGGACATCGCTGTGCGGATGCTCGAACCCATCAAGGAGGAGATTCCCACCATCTCCTACGCCGATCTCTACCAG CTTGCTGGAGTTGTGGCCGTGGAGGTGTCCGGTGGACCTGCCGTCCCTTTCCACCCAGGAAGGGAG GACAAACCCTCTCCCCCACCTGAGGGCCGTCTTCCTGATGCTACCAAGG GTTCTGACCACCTAAGGCAGGTCTTCAGTGCACAGATGGGATTGAGTGATAAGGACATCGTTGCCCTCTCCGGTGGTCACACCCTG GGAAGGTGCCACAAGGAAAGATCTGGTTTTGAGGGACCGTGGACAAGAAACCCTCTGCAGTTTGACAACTCTTACTTCAC GGAGCTTCTGAGTGGTGATAAGGAGGGCCTTCTTCAGCTTCCTAGTGACAAAGCCCTGCTGAGCGACCCTGCCTTCCGCCCACTCGTCGAGAAATATGCTGCG GATGAGAAGGCTTTCTTCGAAGACTACAAGGAGGCCCACCTCAAGCTCTCCGAACTGGG GTACGCTGATGCTTAA